Part of the Nicotiana tabacum cultivar K326 chromosome 20, ASM71507v2, whole genome shotgun sequence genome, TTATCGAAAAAATTTCCCTTAAGATCCAGGGAACGGGGGATTCTCTCACACAAACAAAAGGCATAAATTAAAAACTTCATCCTTCTCATGATTAATTCTTCTTCTAGCAGTGGTCTTTATTTACTGTACCTCAGCATACAGTAATTCATATCAGACCAAATTAAAAGAAGCAAATTTAACAACACGTGATAAACTTCATCAATCTGGGAATGCTTTCAGAATTCAAATGAACAAGCACACTTAACAAGCAAAAGATTGCACATTTACCCCTTTGATTGACTATAAATGACCGGAAATTGAGAGACCAGCACATGCAAACATCAGTAGACTAACCATAGTATCCATAATCACATGTTGGGGAAACCAAACACTCGTGGGATAAACAGTTGATTATATAACATTAACAAAGACGGAGCCAGGATTTGAAGATTACGGATTCGGGATTCTAGTACATTCAAGCtattgagttctaaattaacAATTTGTACATAATCAATGAATGTCTTAAGACAAATACAGGGTTTGGatcaaagctactgggttcggccgaatcCGTAAAGCTCCGGCCCTGGACCTCAGTTTACCTAAGCATGTCAAGAATGTAAAGTTTACAAAAGCCCAAGACAAATGGCTTCAGGATTCTCACCAAACCAGTTGCAGATCAATATGTCAAGAATAATGCTGTCCCACCAGCATTCATTGAAGTTTGGTAACATGTGGCGGAAGGTAAGCTGAAAACATAAATACTAATGAGTACGGAAAATATTGAACCGCTTCCCTATTTGTTATTGGAAAACGAAAAGCTGGAAACCATTCAAGAGGATCTGAGAAAGGTTCTGACCTCCATCAACTCGAATCCAATGGATAGAACCCACAAAAGAGGTTGATTACGAATCATGATGGCCTTTCCCCACCACCCTATGATATGAGCCAAAACAAACTCATCAAACAGTGTGTCCTACAGAGCAAATGTGCCAATCAGAGAAGCTGTAAATACAAGGTTTTGAAAAAAgcaaattgaaaaaagaaaaggtaaaagGATTGTGAAAGAAGATATCATACATAAAGATTCTTAAACCTGTTTGTGGGATTTTCAGGTACATATATTCTGCAATCAGCACCGTAGGATCTTTCAGGAAGCTCTGCACAGTAAGTTAAAATATGTCGAAGCTGTAAATTCACATGGCAAAGGAGATAAACAGCACAGATTTTATTACTGATTGACTCAAAAATGCCATCACAAACAAGCAAAATTCTTACCAATACCAAGATCAGGATGCAGATATCTCATAAATTGCCGAGCATCATCCCGCTTCTGAGGAAAAGACAACAAAGTATTCATATCTCACAGCAACAATTGAATGGCTGGATTAATACCGGAAAGGAAACTGAGAGCTAAGAAATAAAAACTATTGTATTATCTCATTCCTTCATACAATTAGGAACAACACTTTCTGCTAACAAACCCACCTGAAAAAGCAAAAACGTCAAAGCGACAAGGTAAATGACAGCCATTCCATGAACCAGGCGCCAAATGGCAGGATGTGGCCTAATGAGCACCCTGTAAAGAAAGAACATCAAAGATAACTATGGTAAAAATCGCTCATAAATTGCAATTGATAAACAATACAACTTAATTGATAAACCAAACAAGAGTAAGAAGAAACTCCAACCTCTAGCACTTTCACAAGACCACAACCAAAAAGAGAACATCATAAGATTCCTTTTTTTTATTCAAGAAGTAgtaaagtagaagtgaagagaaCACTCAATAAATAAGATATACAAAGAATAAATGCAGTCATGTCTTAGTATTTCTTTTAGGTGAATCATTTTCACCAACCACATTGTAACAACAGTCACCACAAAATCAAGAGAGAGAGGATGAGGGAAGGTGGGAGGGAGGGAGGGGTGTAGCAACAACTTACGTTGAGGGGGCTTGCAGCAGAGAGTAAGCAAGGTACACTGCAATCATTGCCCAAACACCCCTAAAAGAGGCACAAAACGACTTTAGCTTTCTCGTGAAAATTGTGGAAGAATATAAACAGAAATGTAATGTTAAAAGCGGCACACCTTTTCACAGATGCCACAAGATCACCAGAAGGAGTGCTTTGTGGATTAAGAGCTCCACTTGCCCAACTGCAATAATGATGACATAAGCAAGTAAAAAAATATGATATTGGCCTTAGAAAAAATAGGAAAACTTCATAATAGCAAGCAAAAATGGAAGGAACCAATAATCAGTAAGTAATTAGTAAGGCATCATATTTATCAGACGCTTTTGCCCACCACAATTgtaaacttcttttttttttttttgatgaagtaaggtGGTCTACCACAATCGTAAACTTAGTAAGACCACAGATACGGCAGCGCGAAACTTTTCAACCATGTATGCCACTGGCTGTGGAAAATAGGAAGAAGCTCGGCAATGGCTAGCAAAGTTAAAGAAAGGATTAACAATCAGTAAATGAGtaaggaagagatcatacagAACATTTCAAGTGCTTTTCTCTACCACACCCTTGAGCTCAACAAGAGCTCAAAAACATTAGGAAAGAAGGTCAACTAGGAAAGAGGCACATACAGAAAGGGAAAAAGACACGTCTTCACCAATCTTAAGTAATTCTGAATGCAATAGATGCAAGGAaaatatatttggaaaaatttcaGGGCTTACTGTTGCTAAATTCAAGAGGATATTATGATAGAAGAGCTCCGAATAGCAGTCTTGGTAAATTTGATACTCGATGTCTCTTTTGTGTATAATCACATCATTAACCGAAAATTTTGTTTCTGCCAAACCATACACAGAAAAAATCTCCACAAGATCATCTTGACAGTGTGCAACCTTCTAACTGTTGTAAGTGTTTTCCCCCTCAAAGGGGTTCTGAGGAGCAGGAATTACTatgttttttagttttttttccatCATTTCTTTAGTTTTCACTCATCAAAAGTTCAAGATTTAGAACAGCCAAATTATGTTGTATCTAAAGTAATTGCTCCTTTCAATGAGAAACTATATGGAGCTCCAAATGCAGGATCCCATATAATATACGAGTGTAAGATTTTCTAATCCACTTTCTCCCTAAAAGTTATAATTTGTTTGAGGCAAGGAAATGCAGTAATCTAGAGATTCCTTTTGTAATCCTACACCATACCAAAACAAGTAAACAAAGAATCAGACAATACCAATATTTATGATACCGAATACTGTATAAAGATTCAAAGATtattttaccttatcaaaaaaaattaaGTGTGCAGATTCAAAGAAACATGAGAATGTGACATGAGGAATTAGAATTCCTTCCATAAATTTCCTCTCAGTCCCAACAAAGTTGTCGAGAAAAATTATAACCGTTAGCCGCAATAATTTTACCTATGAATATGGATTCTATTCATCAACAAACTTACATGAGTAAacatgcaccaataagcaacaacgtAATAGTGCGAGGTTTGTACGCCCAAGCAGTCCATGGATCCAACTCATCATCAATATTCAATGTGCTAAGACCGCCATTTTGTAAGGTAACATAATTCTTTTTGTTACCCTTTCTATGCCCATTAGGCTCCATACGCCTAGTTTGCCAGAATTCAACTTCTTAAGCCTTTTCACTGCATAAAAAAAAGAAACGGGTTTGTGATTACCAATTCATATAGTGATTCTAGTTGTGAAAAATAAGGagtacatttttaaaaaaaaatcattgaaCATCATAGTAGGATGTTTCCTATTCGGCTCAAGCTAGTATAAAACAAACAAATGACAATAAATTTGATCAAAGGTACGTTGTCAAATACTACAAACTTATGAAAACTAAATTATTACTGCAAATCCTAGAAAAGTAAGCAGACTTCCTTCTGCAACAGCAGGATAAAGAAGACGGAAAGTGAAGGAAAAGCAAACCCATTCTTTTTATTGAGAATGGTAAACTAAAAGCAAACacaatctaaaggaaaatttgcaaGTAAAGATAGGAATCCTATACAATAACTAAAGGAAGGGATCCAAAAAATCTCATACCTATACAATGTTCTAATTTACTGACCCTCAGTAAAGAATATACAAGAAAGTCTATCACCTTCACCCCAAATAAAATGGAAATTACCAACACATAATCCATTGTATTTCAGACTTTAGCTCTCTATTTGTATCAAAACTGACCTTAAAATATAGAAGCATACAGAAACATAAAGCaacttcaaaattaaaaataaaatttatatctcAGTAAATGAGTGTGATTATATTTAGCTTCTATGAATATTGTCAGtccagtgcactaagctcctactaagcgcggggtccggggaagtaAGTTGCTAAATTTTAGAATCTAAAGGACAACCAGGTGCACAAGGCATCCCGCATTCACGCAGGATCCGGGGAATGGCCGCACCCCAAgagggtgtgatgtaggcagcctaccctgatgcaagcatcTTCCACAGCCCCAACCCGTGACCTATACTAAATTTTAGAATCTAGTAATCCTAATTCAGTTCAGAATCTTTTCTAATTAATCAACACAATATATCCTAGATACCAAAATAACAATTTTTCTTGGCGAGTTTAGAGTTGACTGTTAGCACaacaataagaacaattcaaacaACTATCCACCAGCAAATTATAGTAGTAACTTCTAAACCATATTTGTGATACTAATTAACCAAAAATCAGTTCTTAATACCACAAAGAATTAACTATTCAATCATAAAATTCATCAAATCACACAAATTCAATACCCAAAAACAAAACCGGAAGGAGTGTAACTATCAAATGAAAATCAAACAATAAGGTCAttcaaaaaaaattccaaattgTAACGTACATAGTGCATGCCAATCTCAAATTCCTCCTCGAATGCAAAAAACTATTAATTTATACTTATTACGTAAACGCTACAGTAAGAAGAAAACTCAGTTTTTAGTTACAGTAATATACTCCGTTAGCTATATAAATACATAAATACAttcatatatacatacataaatCTATTTATAGAAATAAGTAACTAAAAAGTATGGACAGAGAGAAACTTACGTAGAGAAgacaaaaataaactaaaaaaagaaaagctGACAAATAAACAGACTGAACGGGTAAATCTTCGCCGTTGGATCAAAGAAAGGGGAAATTTTTCTGGAAATGGGTTTTGTAGTTAATTAACTGTTTTAACTAAAATGAAGTAAATTCATTGAGATTGTAATGAATCAAAAGGCAAAAAAGATTGAATTTTTGACAAGAAAAttgattttttaaaagaaaaaagcaaaCTTTTTTGCTTTTTCAGAGggaaaaagggggaaaagaagAAAGGTGACTGAAGTTCTCTGGCAGTAAACAGCGGCGAAAGGCggtgattttagagagagaaagagaagaaggagaaaatagagagagaaaatgcggttttttttttgggtcaaaCATAGATTTGGTTTGAAGATTATAAGGAGTATTTATtatggatttaagttatatatagtAATAATATTATTAAAGATTGTGATGGAATTGATAAGATTTCTCgttattaattaaatatttttggtttaaactttaaaattagaaagaaaaaaaaaaccttagCAAAGAGTATTTTTTGTTCTAACGGATGTTACGCAGTTCGAATTTGAATTAATTGAATATTAAAACGAATATCAAACCTCAAGTGAAAAATCAAGAAACATCGAAATGATTCTTTTTGAATTAATCGAAACTTCAAAGAAGTAAGAAATCAATAAAAAATTATAAGTCTAACAATAgctaaaaaattctttttaattattagTGAATTTTATTTGCGATTTTTATATCGTTAGTGAATATAGTAGttaatcttatttattattgtttcttTAAGGTACAATAATTCTAGAAAAATAATAGgtcgaaagaaataaaagaaaaatgacaGGCTGGTGCATAAAGTATTTTATGTTTACATAGAGTttcctggaaacagtctctctacccctcggggtaggggtaagatctgcatacatattaccctccccagaccccacatatGAAATTATACTGGgacgttgttgttgttgttgttgttgttgagagtTTGTGTCACATAGAGTTCGAAAAATGATCGTATTCAAAGGGGTGTGATGCAAGCAGTCTATCGTGACGTAGATGATTCGAAGGAATTTGATTTAAATTTTTTTGCTAAAGTACCCTTTTTGAATATTCTCTTATTTAAGGGTTTTAGGATTATGTATGTACTTCAGGTATATGCTCTATTGTTTGGTACTTGTACTGTGCTATGAAATGACAAAAGTCCCCTTTGCCTAGGGACAATAATTTTGGTAACGTCTGTCTTCTGCTTCTCTAATTATGGTGTActcttttaatatattttatcaaaaaataattttttaagcaTTTTCCATTAACTAAGACAATTTTGTTGTCAAATGTCTCTAtcatatatttaagaaaaatgaattCTTAAGCCAGTAGGATTCAATGCTTATTTTCTAgccggtatacatagattattCATTAATTATACCAGAGCGAACTATGCTCTTCTAAAGGTGGTCGATTGACCACTCTTCgccaaaaaattatattatatatagagataaaatattaggttttaaaGGCATATgacatatattgaacaccctttgtcggatatttttttctttcaaatttgaacacCTTTGAAGAAATTTCTGACTTCGTCACTGAATTATACACGGTTATACGTATAGTAAACATGAATTaacgtgtgtgtatatatatataatatatatctgCCGACTATTTTTTGTTTAAGCGATTGATGATCGACTATTTGAATTAATTCTTCTACTACTAAAACTAGTGTTTAATCTAAAAACATATTTAACTTGCACGCATGAATTACACAAATAAATTTAAAGAATTAAGAGTGCTTTATATTACAAGTTATTTGAATGTGTTTAGTAGTAAATAAAGTTGACTAATctacaaaattttgaaaagtttcaaATAGGAGAAAGGAAAGAAGAGTAGGTATTTGCTTTAATAGAAAGAGGAGGAAGAAAAAGGGAACATGATTTTGTGTTGCTTTTTCAACATGATATCTATCATTTTGGAATATTCTTGGAGATCGAATATAACTTTTGTGTGAATAAAATATCTAAAATTAAATAACCATGATATTATCCCaaattacaacaaaaaaaaatgatattATCCCAAATTGACTTTGATTGAGATGATAAAAAAAGGGaagcaaaataatttttcttctttttgtaaaAGGAAAAAGTACATATATATGGAAAAAAGAAGTTCATTAATCTATTGAACTCTGATTTCCCCATAAAATTATATGAGTTTTTTTATTTAACAGAAAAATATAACATGAAATACTAAAGTCTTCTTGCCTTCTcatgaaaaatgaaattttaagaatttttttaGGTATGTCCCTTTTATATATCAAAAACTAAACACCACCTATGATTGAAAATGAAgcaattaaattttaaattattatatatgtATACACTTCTTACTTTTACCTAGGGCTGTTCATTCGGATCAGATATCCAaaatccgaaccgatccattcaattttgaatttcggaattcggattggatcggatttcggattatgtttattaaaatttcggatttcggattggtatattttaatccaatccaatccgaaatccgaaattattaggacatgtataaatactacactttaatttacatcaacct contains:
- the LOC107820856 gene encoding CDP-diacylglycerol--serine O-phosphatidyltransferase 1, encoding MEPNGHRKGNKKNYVTLQNGGLSTLNIDDELDPWTAWAYKPRTITLLLIGACLLIWASGALNPQSTPSGDLVASVKRGVWAMIAVYLAYSLLQAPSTVLIRPHPAIWRLVHGMAVIYLVALTFLLFQKRDDARQFMRYLHPDLGIELPERSYGADCRIYVPENPTNRFKNLYDTLFDEFVLAHIIGWWGKAIMIRNQPLLWVLSIGFELMELTFRHMLPNFNECWWDSIILDILICNWFGISAGMRTVRYFDGRTYEWVGISRQPNIMGKVKRTLGQFTPAHWDKDEWHPLLGPWRFIQVLTLCVIFLTVELNTFFLKFCLWIPPRNPLIVYRLVFWWLIALPTIREYNSYLQDRKPVKKVGAFCWLSLAICIVELLICIKFGHGLFPNPMPKWVVICWSCIGTVFVISLAAWSCHLHRTMRRKRD